A section of the Oryza sativa Japonica Group chromosome 1, ASM3414082v1 genome encodes:
- the LOC4324024 gene encoding uncharacterized protein, with product MRREGRQRGWVCVYDRALVDPEGKRRVVGAVAAPATVANGGFIRAPRKPTNHSKFTGGRAFRELASGKGACSGGPAASTTGGKGRHKFKHDEIKAYYLELEAGADDAVDELGSL from the coding sequence ATGCGTCGCGAGGGGAGGCAGCGCGGGTGGGTGTGCGTGTACGACCGCGCCCTGGTCGACCCCGAGGGGAAGCGCCGCGTggtgggcgcggtggcggcgccggcgacggtggccaACGGCGGGTTCATCAGGGCGCCGCGGAAGCCAACCAACCACTCCAAGTTCACCGGCGGCCGCGCCTTCAGGGAGCTCGCCAGCGGCAAGGGCGCCTGCAGCGGCGGGCCGGCAGCGTCGACGACGGGTGGTAAAGGGAGGCACAAGTTCAAGCACGACGAGATCAAGGCGTACTACCTCGAACTCGAAGCCGGCGCTGATGATGCTGTCGATGAGCTAGGATCGCTATGA